The Vibrio metoecus sequence GATGTGCGGCATTGATTTTAACTCGAAGATAGTAAGAGGAAAAAATGGCTACTGTTAGCACGAATGAATTTAAAGGCGGTCTCAAAATTATGCTTGATAACGAGCCTTGTGTCATTCTCGAAAACGAGTATGTAAAACCAGGTAAAGGTCAGGCATTCAACCGCGTGAGAATCCGTAAGCTGCTTACTGGTAAAGTTCTGGAAAAAACCTTTAAGTCAGGTGACACCGCAGAAGTTGCAGATGTTATCGATATCGATCTGGATTACCTGTACAACGATGGCGAATTCTACCACTTCATGAACAACAGCACATTCGAACAGCTTGCTGCAGATGCAAAAGCGGTTGGCGAGAATGCGAAATGGTTGGTAGAAAACAACACTTGTATGCTGACGCTGTGGAATGGTAACCCAATCGCGGTAACTCCACCAAACTTCGTTGAGCTAGAAGTGACAGAAACTGATCCAGGCGTAAAAGGTGACACTCAAGGTACTGGCGGTAAACCAGCAACT is a genomic window containing:
- the efp gene encoding elongation factor P, encoding MATVSTNEFKGGLKIMLDNEPCVILENEYVKPGKGQAFNRVRIRKLLTGKVLEKTFKSGDTAEVADVIDIDLDYLYNDGEFYHFMNNSTFEQLAADAKAVGENAKWLVENNTCMLTLWNGNPIAVTPPNFVELEVTETDPGVKGDTQGTGGKPATLSTGAVVRVPLFVQIGEVIKVDTRSAEYVGRVK